One Synechococcus sp. PROS-9-1 DNA window includes the following coding sequences:
- a CDS encoding TIGR02450 family Trp-rich protein: MSWTIAKAWTSVMPQEGFRHFRLILQGGKGQSRWVELEAVLDSSVRLRINWNELKNQELWTSGWQQLPPDE, encoded by the coding sequence ATGAGCTGGACTATTGCTAAAGCCTGGACAAGCGTGATGCCCCAGGAGGGCTTCCGGCATTTTCGCCTGATCCTTCAGGGCGGCAAAGGACAATCGCGATGGGTGGAACTGGAAGCAGTGCTTGATTCAAGCGTTCGTCTACGCATCAACTGGAACGAACTCAAGAACCAAGAGCTTTGGACCAGCGGTTGGCAACAGCTTCCACCAGATGAGTGA
- a CDS encoding class I SAM-dependent methyltransferase, whose product MAVQILTEDQRYKLDREPDRVFYSEPRFVQHLDEGFRTRLTSFYREHIPSGAVVLDLGSSWVSHLPEEVHYERVIGHGMNEAELVANPRLDSHYVQDMNLEPTIPLKDASVDACLAVAAWQYWTQPENVAAEMLRVTRPNGTAIVAFSNRMFFTKAPQVWTDNDDKQHLDYVGTVLQANGWSDVRVFAEETKSAGLMGIVGGKGDPFFAVVARKSIG is encoded by the coding sequence ATGGCAGTTCAAATTCTTACTGAAGACCAGCGATACAAGCTCGACCGCGAGCCTGATCGCGTTTTTTATTCAGAACCTCGCTTCGTCCAGCATTTAGACGAAGGCTTTAGGACACGTCTCACCAGTTTTTACAGAGAGCACATTCCGTCTGGAGCTGTTGTGCTTGACCTGGGATCGTCTTGGGTGAGTCACTTGCCAGAAGAAGTCCATTACGAGCGCGTGATTGGCCATGGCATGAATGAGGCGGAACTCGTAGCCAACCCACGGCTCGACAGCCACTACGTCCAAGACATGAACCTGGAGCCCACCATCCCCTTAAAGGATGCATCCGTTGATGCCTGTCTTGCCGTTGCTGCATGGCAGTACTGGACACAACCCGAAAATGTCGCAGCGGAAATGCTTCGCGTCACGAGGCCCAATGGCACAGCCATCGTTGCGTTCTCAAATCGGATGTTTTTTACAAAGGCACCACAAGTGTGGACTGATAACGACGACAAACAGCATCTCGACTACGTGGGCACAGTGCTGCAAGCCAATGGCTGGTCTGACGTACGGGTGTTTGCTGAAGAAACAAAATCCGCTGGGTTGATGGGAATAGTGGGTGGGAAAGGCGACCCATTTTTTGCAGTGGTCGCACGTAAAAGTATTGGCTAA